The following coding sequences are from one Vicia villosa cultivar HV-30 ecotype Madison, WI unplaced genomic scaffold, Vvil1.0 ctg.002064F_1_1, whole genome shotgun sequence window:
- the LOC131637672 gene encoding uncharacterized protein LOC131637672 produces MLLLRIPDVAYCLWTVATRYSRISLLTLASSLRTCYPYAIASSHSYGTRGNQRRQMEQIQEQMAEMRAQLMEQMNTQMTQFMEALANVTRGQEDLRVLVENSRRTENVGGQYGLYDDVSGRIENNHDENEFRQPAHVPYNPFNQNQGFPPPPPSRLLGGRGHHNRGNQDFDFENVDQLSRHSAEGVQDDGGKIRLIEERLRAVEGKGVLGMDITDLGLVPGVRVPPKFKVPIFDKYNGATCPMTHVKAYYRKMSVYSEDEGFLMHFFQDSLAGASLEWYVQLERTHIHSWRDLVEAFIKHYQYNVDMAPNRTQLQSLVQGSKDSFKKYAQKWRELAARVQPPMTEREMIDMFTSTLSGHYYLACSASANFSEMMRYGERVEMGLKMGKIQLGASSNTPSGKKQTEGYARRKKENADAIYGRRGSGRNNSQVNAVMIPVPQQQQHLQGHRSNNDRYPPRTRPHRKIDPIPMTYAQVLQHLLKIEKITLRDAPNAPDTQSPNYNVNAWCAFHSGAAGHDTERCIALKNKFQDLLDQKIIQFTPTPNIVNNPMPTHGGSGVNAIESEETSVVSDVGCLTFPLVSVKQHLVNSGIFPGCGVDCENCKSRPEGCADLKSMVQKLIDEGPLQFYRRSRGAKSESGEVSVISIPYEPVVPICIQVPIQIPVSIPYEEQPAALMITVPGPIPYESEKAIPWHYGSDVYYYGTKEEGELSEEKSVEAAVANTDNFAGTGRITRSGRVFSPQPIQNNADALAKAKGKQVVTDVQNSPIHNGPPDSAVPSKDVEELLRIIKKSDYKVVEQLGQTQSKISILQLLMCSEGHRDALLRILNGAYVPHEISVNQLEAVANNISAGNGLGFTDHDLPPEGRNHNKALHISIECKGTTLSRVLVDTGSSLNVLPKSALMRIDYAGVELRPSELVVRAFDGSRRSVFGEVDLPIQVGPQIFTTTFYVMDIQPAYCCLLGRPWIHKAGAVTSTLHQKLKYPVDGKVVTVCGEEDYIVSHLSSFQYVEIEGEIHETPFQAFEAVNAVKTPLCELKKPETIMSSLKDAQVVVETGKSEGWGQMIDVRPKFNKNGLGFNPGRQSFTSPTSSFTPVRFVRGGVIQDGKVNAIVKGEEVDSDCDFDSWIRPSIPGTKLNNWTIEDVIQVTQAQE; encoded by the coding sequence GCGACAAATGGAACAGATACAGGAACAGATGGCTGAAATGCGAGCTCAACTTATGGAACAGATGAACACGCAGATGACTCAATTTATGGAGGCGTTGGCTAACGTCACCAGAGGTCAAGAGGATTTGAGAGTTCTCGTCGAGAATTCTAGGAGAACTGAGAATGTTGGAGGACAATATGGGTTATATGATGACGTATCCGGACGGATTGAGAACAACCATGATGAGAACGAGTTCAGGCAGCCTGCCCACGTGCCTTATAATCCTTTCAACCAGAATCAGGGGTTTCCGCCGCCGCCTCCGTCTCGTCTCCTTGGAGGAAGAGGTCATCATAATCGGGGAAATCAAGACTTTGATTTCGAGAATGTGGATCAACTGTCGAGGCACAGTGCTGAAGGTGTGCAGGATGATGGTGGTAAGATTCGTCTGATTGAGGAACGTCTCCGAGCTGTTGAGGGTAAGGGTGTGCTTGGTATGGACATCACTGATCTAGGATTGGTTCCTGGCGTAAGggttcctccaaagttcaaagtgcCGATTTTTGATAAGTACAATGGGGCTACCTGTCCCATGACGCATGTCAAAGCGTACTATCGCAAGATGTCAGTTTATTCAGAGGACGAAGGTTTCTTGatgcacttcttccaagatagtcTTGCTGGGGCTTCCTTGGAGTGGTACGTTCAACTCGAGCGCACTCATAtccattcttggagagatcttgtCGAAGCTTTCATTAAGCACTATCAGTACAATGTTGATATGGCGCCCAACAGGACTCAGTTGCAAAGTTTGGTTCAGGGGTCTAAAGACTCTTTCAAAaagtacgctcagaaatggcgtgAGTTAGCCGCAAGAGTTCAACCACCTATGACTGAGCGTGAGATGATCGATATGTTCACAAGTACTCTATCTGGACACTATTATTTGGCTTGCAGTGCTTCAGCCAACTTTTCTGAGATGATGAGATATGGCGAACGTGTTGAAATGGGTCtaaagatggggaaaattcagTTAGGAGCTTCTTCTAATACTcctagtggtaagaaacaaactgAGGGTTATGCCAGAAGGAAGAAAGAAAATGCGGATGCCATATATGGGAGAAGGGGTTCAGGAAGAAACAATTCACAGGTTAATGCTGTCATGATCCCAGTGCCGCAACAACAACAGCATCTGCAGGGACATCGTTCCAATAATGATCGCTATCCTCCCAGGACCAGGCCTCACCGAAAGATTGatccgattcctatgacctatgctcaggtgttgcaacatttgctcaagattgagaagattactttgagagatgctccgaATGCTCCGGACACACAATCTCCGAATTACAATGTGAATGCGTGGTGTGCTTTTCATTCCGGTGCTGCTGGACATGATACAGAGAGGTGTATTGCGTTGAAGAATAAATTCCAGGACTTGTTGGATCAAAAGATAATTCAGTTCactcctacacccaatattgtcaataatcCGATGCCTACTCATGGAGGTTCGGGTGTGAATGCCATTGAGAGTGAAGAGACAAGTGTTGTATCTGATGTGGGCTGTTTGACTTTTCCTCTGGTGTCTGTGAAGCAACATCTGGTCAATAGCGGCATCTTCCCGGGTTGTGGTGTGGATTGTGAGAATTGCAAGAGTCGGCCTGAAGGTTGTGCTGATTTAAAAAGTATGGTACAAAAACTGATTGATGAGGGTCCTCTTCAATTTTATCGAAGGTCGAGAGGTGCGAAAAGTGAGAGTGGTGAAGTGTCTGTGATTTCAATTCCTTATGAGCCGGTTGTTCCAATCTGTATCCAAGTGCCTATTCAGATACCTGTTAGTATCCCATATGAGGAGCAACCAGCGGCGTTGATGATTACCGTGCCAGGGCCTATTCCATATGAGAGTGAGAAAGCCATCCCTTGGCATTATGGTTCAGATGTGTATTACTATGGCACGAAGGAGGAGGGCGAGCTCTCCGAAGAGAAGTCTGTGGAAGCCGCAGTTGCAAACACTGATAATTTTGCCGGTACTGGTAGAATCACTCGCAGTGGTAGGGTGTTCTCCCCTCAGCCAATACAAAAcaatgcagatgctttggctaaggcCAAAGGCAAACAAGTGGTGACTGATGTCCAGAATTCTCCGATTCATAATGGGCCACCTGATAGTGCTGTGCCTTCCAAGGATGTGGAAGAGTTGTTGAGAATCATCAAGAAGTCTGATTACAAagttgttgagcagttgggtcagacccagtcaaagatttccatcttgcaactgttgatgtgttcagaaggtcatagagatgctctcttaagaattctgaatggtgcttacgtcccgcatgaaatatctgtgaatcagctagaggcggtagccaataatatctccgctggaaatggtttgggatttacggatcatgatcttcctccagaagggagaaaccataacaaggctttgcatatttcgattgagtgtaaggggacgaccttgtcccgtgttttggttgatactgggtcttctttAAACGTGCTTCCCAAATCAGCTCTAATGAGAATTGACTATGCTGGTGTGGAGTTAAGGCCTAGTGAATTGGTGGTGCGCGCGTTtgacggttcaaggaggtctgtgttcggagaggtagatctaccaatccaagtgggtcctcagatctttaccacaaccttttatgtgatggatattcaacccgcttactgctgtctgttgggacgaccatggattcacaaggctggtgctgtgacatccactcttcatcagaagttgaagtatccggttgacggtaaagtggtgacggtttgtggtgaagaagattatatcgtgagtcacttgtcctctttccaatatgtagagatcgaaggtgaaatacatgagacgcCGTTCCAAGCGTTTGAGGCTGTGAATGCTGTGAAAACCCCTCTTTGTGAGTTAAAGAAGCCGGAAACGATTATGTCTTCCTTGAAGGATGCACAGGTGGTTGTGGAAACTGGTAAAAGTGAGGGGTGGGGACAGATGATTGATGTGCGCCCTaagttcaataaaaatggtctcgGTTTCAACCCTGGTAGGCAAAGCTTTACGTCTCCAACATCAAGTTTCACTCCAGTCAGGTTTGTGAGGGGTGGCGTCATCCAAGATGGTAAGGTCAATGCCATTGTCAAGggtgaagaggtggatagtgactgtgattttgatagctggaTCCGCCCAAGTATTCCTGGAACAAAGCTCAAcaactggacaattgaagatgtcattCAAGTCACGCAGGCTCAGGagtaa